The Plasmodium chabaudi chabaudi strain AS genome assembly, chromosome: 14 genome contains the following window.
AATACATTTACCATTAAGTTATATTAATACGAAAcccaattattataatttttcctatacatatttaaatcaaTTCTTTAAACTAATAAAAGttatcaaattattaaaaagtatgcaaaattatatgtaatGTGGTACATAATCCTAACCCATATATGGGTTCCATAAACACAACTTTAACCCTGATCCATTACataaaatcatataaaaattatacaaaaaacaTGCAAAATTATGCAGGAGTGCAATAATTTACACATATagctttatattttattgattatattatttaaatattcttatcgacacaaaaattatgatcCAAAATTATGGTCAAAAATGACTTATTTCCAAATAGACATATTCTTAACATATATCaataattattactattcCTGGAATAATCACTCTCGtcgaataatatataattatactctttcctctttattttttttcgtttttctcttaaatattgtttttgaGATCGTTTACCAAatccaaataatgaatactaatataaaaatgggaaaattattatatattttttgataaaccCATATAAGGGatcacaaaatataatttaaatattatagttTTTAATTACTTATTATTTACCTTATAAGCAACTCCCaagaaaaatgatattacAGAAAATGTCGATAAAACTGGAATTACTGTGTTTAACATCGATGAACTTGATGATGCACCTTCAGAAGTTTGTAAAGAACTTTCtacatgtttatttttgggGGTTAATTCTGGAAAAGATTGAAAAATGCTGCATTTATtaccatatttatttattaaattgttataatCATCTAATAATGTAGACAATATTTGAGTATGTAGACTcttttctttaatattaGAATCTTCATTAAGTTCTTCAAGTATATCAGCAAAATTTTTAGCTAATTTCCAAATTTTTTCGCAATCCAAACATTCAccatgaaataaataatacaaataagaTAATATACTAAATAGACTACTAAATTTAgatatttctttaatatCCATcaaatctttttttttatctataaTATCCTTATAAGTCGTAGTATCAccatcttttattttctcaTTATAACacttatttgtttttatatgattagTATAAAATTCGTTTAAATTGGTGGCACTACATTTTGAATGTCGATTTAGTTTATAACTTAACCATAAAATAACGTATTCGGCAAGTTTATCATCTTCTAATTTATAGTTGTCCTTTAACGTTTTtagcaaataaataacacTACAACTAGTCATTTCAATATAATCATTACATTTATAAGTTCCTGAGGTATTCTTGTAATTACAATATTTGAGGATTGATTCGTGTTGTCTATCAACTCTAAATTCACCATCATCCAtcacataaaaatagtcCTCGATCGCATAAATGTCTCTATactacaaatatattttatgaattaaacaaaaaaacatattaatataaatgctaatcaaatgaaaataaatataatttatgagaatacaacatataaaacacatgcgaatataatattttatttaaaaaattgtataccACATCCCCAATATCATAACTTGAATTTTCCATAATTTGGAGATTATGAgggataataatatttatatatattacgtAAATATTTGTTGTATCTATTTAAGCTCATTGCATACCAATTATATTTCGTTAAACATGgtatacttattttatgGCAATTATCTAAATTACCTTAAATGGAGAGTTGCTTAATATACTTTTgccatatgtatatatgatgtgtttatacaaaaaatgctattattactatagtgcttaataatataaaaatagttatttAATACGATATATTACAGTTTTATATACTTGTTTCTAAAATTatagtatttttaaattaagtTACATACTCAATTTTCTATTCAAATtagataaatttatattatttgtttaacatagataaattcataattcattttaataAGTGCGTCAActtgatttttatttctatatgCTTCAATTTAGAAATATACCTTATTGggttattttataatatattttgagcATCTTTCCTATGGtttaaaataacaattaGCACTGAAACTGTATTATTGGGCCATTTTAAGcttaaataattctttaaagttagattattttttaaataatatataataaatattaaatatgtaacacataaataagtattgatacaatttttaaaccATAATAGAAAACTATTGTAATTAGGTTGTTATATTGCGCTTTAAGAGgagataaataaaatatatttgctcTTTTAAcacataaatttaaataaatactcGTTAAATTGTCTTCATCGTTCATTTTATCTTATATATTCTATTGTTATGGCTATCAATGTATATgtattcaaataatttattaataattttatatttattgattatatgataaaacaatgctatttcatataaaaaaaacgatgATTCACTAAAtactaataatttaatatgcgttaatatggaataataaaagacaTTTAGCATGAATTGAATCTTTAACCCTTTCTCATCGATCCAGTTTTTTAGAATATAAAACCGTGTATCCCAAATGGTATCTTTGACAAAATATGTAACGTTGGTACCTTTATAATGCACTATTATATGTCATTGATTAATACTCATtcaataaaacaaatatttatatatctatgttagaaaatactaatatagttttataattttttattgaatatttatagaaaaCAATTGTATGCAACATATAACAGGGGTTTATAGggtcattttttttaaatattattattaactttttcaataataatatataatttcgtattataattatataaatatattttttaactatACTTGTGAGTTTATTTacctataataataaataaatttactcatttattatttttaatacttaTATAGAGTTTTAAAATCAGGTTCATAGAACCTGAACCTCAAAATGAAAgtcattaattaaatttatcatataaataattgttttcttttataaacaaaaaaatcaattaataaatggtaCAAGAATATCCTGCATGTgcttgtatatatttaataatccCATTTTCTCCTCAACCCAACAACTTTCTTATCTCCATTTATCATACGATTCAAGTGGCATTGGGGAAGGACACCGTTTTAAAAGTCCTTTCAGATGAAATAatcataaattattttcttgcATGTTCCACTATTATCACCCATATTcctatattaaatattataattatttaaaacaacGTCTATTCTATAACAAATCGACATTTTGGGATCATCTGTCTGTATCGATTCCGACATTTGATCGATTGCCCCATAACCATTAATATCAAATTAgcaataaatacaaaaaatacatgGTTTAccacatttattattaagtTATATTAATACGAAATTCAATCACTATAACTTGTCCtacatttgtttttaataatttatttcttatatatatttaaaacaacTCTTTAAACTAATAAACGTTATCAAATTATGCAAAattaaattcattataGCACTTAAACCTAACCCGAATATGGGTTCCACAAACACAACATCAACCCTGATTCACAGCATAAAACCATATAAAagtaatacaaaaaatatgcaaaaatacaatagctatacatatatattttatgtttgatttattatattatttaaatattcttatagaccacaaaattatgtatttcCAATAGACAGCTTCTTGACATATATCAATAATTATTACTTCTCCTGGAATAATCACTCTCTTCGAATCATATATAACgattcattttcttctttattttttttagtttttcTCTTAAATATTGTCTTTGAAATCGTTTATCGAATCCAAATAACGAATACTAATGTAAAATGTTAAGAAGCATATGATGTTTATTAAagtttgaatatatttaatgaaattatttttaaattccttattatttaccTTATAAGAAACTCCTAAGAAAACTGGTATTGCAAATACCAATAAAGCTGGAATTAATTTGCTTGCTATCGACGAACTTGATGGTGTAGCTTCGAAAATTTGGAAAGAACCTTGCGGCGCTTCTATATCGGGAAAGGAAGCATCGTAGCAACTGCCGCAAACTTCAGAACgatacttttttaaattattataatcagTTGATAAACTATacaatacatttttatatgaattgCTTTGATTATTATCAGAATTTTCATTAagttcattatattttttagcaAAATCGTTGGCCTTTTCTAAGCAATTTTGGCAATCTGACTGGCATATAATGCATCCATTATACAAGTCACATAATGATTTTAATGGAGGATACAATTTAGACATATCTTGAATATCAATAGTCATCAATtccttatatttatcaataaGATTCTGATAACTTGTATATCCAGTGACACCATTTATTTTCGCAGTATATTTCTCTTTATcctttatatacatattataaaaatcatttaaGTTATTGATTCCGTCATTTGTCTTTCTGgttaatatataacttaACCATGCCAAAATGTATCCAGCAATattgatattattttttgcattttccATAAGCGAATCAGAAtccttaaaaaatatctcAAACAAAACGAAACATCCaacattaattttatcgAGATCAGTCTTAcaattttcaatattatcTTTACAATAAGTTGCATTTATTTcgtcatttttaaattgataGTTTCCAGCACCATCCAATGTATCTGGGAAATCCCCCCATACACCCTCTAAAATTCGACactaaaaaaacaattaaagCAGTTATCAGAAATGTggattattaaaataagatttaatgatatatatatataatacaatatCAAAAAACGTAAAGGAAAGcagttttattataaaaatgcgTATACcatattttcattcatTGTGATagaattttaattttgatttGTAAATTGAGTAGAATCATGCTGCTTTATATACAGTGCACCAAATGTCTGACACAAATACTTTAACCCTATATATAACAACTGTCTGtagttaaatatattataattttccaataattaaattagtatagaataataaaataatgttattACTAAAGAAACGTTACATTTTTGCTTATGTAATTAAATTACCTTAAATATATGGTGCTTAATACGCTTttgattaaatatatatatagttaattttatataaaaagcgTTATTCTTACTAACACTTGTTATaactttattataaaaatagacaCATTTTATAAAGAATTTAGTGAttcctttatttatttttgaacaaatataatttgtagCATATCCTTTTTTAGTAAAACCTTTTATAAAACTTAAATGCTGCAAAAATCGAAACAATTAAGaaattcattattactATGATCCttaaagtatataaatagtcATTTAATAAGATAggttaaatatttatatacttgtttcttataatatgtaacatagttttttctaaaattatagtattttcaaattaagTTACATGCtccattttatatgaaaattacataaatttatattatttttatttaatacagATAAATTCATAATCCATCTTAATGAGTGCGATAACTTTATGCTTATTCCTATGTACatcaatttaaaaatatattgtgttgggttattttataatatattttgagcATCTTTTCTACAGtttaaaataacaattaGCACTGAACCCGTATTTATTATGGCTTTCTCTTAGTATTAAATGTATATCACATAAATAAGTATTGATGCAAATTATAAagcataatataaaaaaatgtgcaaTTAAGTTGTTATATTCCCAtttaaaaggaaaaaaataatatatatttgctcTTAATACGTAAATTTAGATAAATATTCGTTAAATACTCTCCATTGTTCATTTatcttatataatatacttcTATAGTTATCAATGTATATgcattcaaataatttattaaaattatatgataaaacaaTGTTGTTTGTGATTAAAGATTATTTACTAaacaatgataatataataggCGCAATatggaataataaaaagacatttaattttaattgaGTCTTTAACCCTTTCTTCAATATCCagctttttaaaatataaaatcacATATACCAAAATATCTTTAGCAAAATATGTAACGTTAGCACCTTTATAATGCACCAATATATCTCActgatttattattcattcaataaaccatatatttatatatctcTGTTTGAAAATACCATTATACTTTTATACTGAATTTATATAGAAACAATTGTATGtagcatataatatatatttagtggggcattgtttatatttttttaaaatattattattaatttttcaataataaatgatttataacaaatacatttttatccATTCATtatgttataatatttttattcttaaaagtatataaataaatttataattgaaAATTAAGTGAACCATTCCAACaacatcatatttatacagattataatatataatttcgtattataattatataaatatattttttaattatacttatgagtttatttacatataataatagcaataaataaattcacttatttatcatttttaatacttaTATTGAATTTTAAAATCGGGTTCATGGAATTTGAACctcaaaataaaagttattaattaaatttatcatttcaaaaaatcgtcttttcttttataaaacaaaaaaaatataaataaataaattaataaatggaaCAAAATTATCCTGAATGtttttgtatatgcataatagtCCTATTTTCTCCTCAAATCAACTTCTTTCTTACCCCCATTACtttcttcatttattaCACAGTTCAGGAGGTACTAAGGAagaaaattgttttaaattcCACTTTGGCTTAAACAAtagtaaattattttcttatatttcCCTTACTTCTTCACAATTTTctcatattaaatattataattatttaaatcaaCGTTGTCTTATAGAACCCAATCAACACTTTGGAATCATCTGCCTATATCGATTCCGATATTTGATCAATTGCCCCATAAAACGATTAATCCAGTtttaacaataaaatacaaaaaatgcataGTATATTTCACATAATTATCATTAACTTATATTAACACGAAATGaaaatcatataatttatcaaGTATGCTACTTTATTCGGTCCTTTTCATAGTGATCTTCATCCCCATTTATTCTCTTACATATTTAGACTTATTATAAATGCTAAAAgctacaaaatattttatacatatttttaataatttatttcctatacatatttaaaacaattatttaaactaatatattatcaaattatacAGAATTAAACATAATTTAACACTTAACTATAACCCGAATATGGGTTCCACAAACACAACTTTAACCCTGATTCACAACATAAAAacatacataaaatatataataaatatacatatataactttatattatattgattgcattatttaaatattcttataAACCCCAAATTTATGTTCCAAATTATGGTCAAAAATTGATTATTTCCAAATAGTCAGCCTTAACATATATCaataattattactattcCTGGAATAATCACTCTCGtcgaataatatataattatactctttactctttattttttttcgtttttctcttaaatattgtttttgaGATCG
Protein-coding sequences here:
- a CDS encoding CIR protein, whose amino-acid sequence is MENSSYDIGDVYRDIYAIEDYFYVMDDGEFRVDRQHESILKYCNYKNTSGTYKCNDYIEMTSCSVIYLLKTLKDNYKLEDDKLAEYVILWLSYKLNRHSKCSATNLNEFYTNHIKTNKCYNEKIKDGDTTTYKDIIDKKKDLMDIKEISKFSSLFSILSYLYYLFHGECLDCEKIWKLAKNFADILEELNEDSNIKEKSLHTQILSTLLDDYNNLINKYGNKCSIFQSFPELTPKNKHVESSLQTSEGASSSSSMLNTVIPVLSTFSVISFFLGVAYKYSLFGFGKRSQKQYLREKRKKIKRKEYNYILFDESDYSRNSNNY
- a CDS encoding CIR protein, whose protein sequence is MNENMCRILEGVWGDFPDTLDGAGNYQFKNDEINATYCKDNIENCKTDLDKINVGCFVLFEIFFKDSDSLMENAKNNINIAGYILAWLSYILTRKTNDGINNLNDFYNMYIKDKEKYTAKINGVTGYTSYQNLIDKYKELMTIDIQDMSKLYPPLKSLCDLYNGCIICQSDCQNCLEKANDFAKKYNELNENSDNNQSNSYKNVLYSLSTDYNNLKKYRSEVCGSCYDASFPDIEAPQGSFQIFEATPSSSSIASKLIPALLVFAIPVFLGVSYKYSLFGFDKRFQRQYLREKLKKIKKKMNRYI